From the genome of Pseudomonas yamanorum, one region includes:
- a CDS encoding IS110 family RNA-guided transposase, whose translation MDHDSAFVGIDVSKNKLDSFVSTTGQVEQFFNTPEDIQRLAKHLKAQMPALVVLEATGGYERLAAAELCAAGLPVVVVNPRQVRDFAKATGRLAKTDALDAQVIAEFAQAVKPEIREMPDEHARELADLLTRRRQLIDMIVAEESRLKQAVFKALRRDIKAHIVWLQKRLKSTDDDLHEAIKASPAWKANYDLLREVSGVGNVLALSLLAMVPELGKVNRKQVAALVGVAPFNCDSGLYKGRRRIWGGRAEVRSVLYMAVLSSKSHNPVIERFYNRLLAAGKTKKVALVACMRKLLTILNAMVRDQKHFAEMA comes from the coding sequence ATGGACCATGACTCTGCGTTCGTCGGAATTGATGTTTCCAAAAACAAGCTCGACTCATTCGTCAGCACTACTGGCCAAGTCGAGCAGTTTTTCAATACTCCAGAAGATATCCAGCGTTTAGCTAAGCATCTCAAGGCTCAGATGCCCGCTTTAGTGGTGCTGGAAGCAACTGGCGGATATGAGCGGCTTGCCGCTGCCGAGCTTTGCGCTGCTGGATTACCAGTCGTTGTTGTCAATCCCCGTCAGGTCCGTGATTTCGCTAAGGCTACCGGACGGCTGGCTAAAACCGACGCTCTGGATGCCCAGGTGATTGCGGAGTTTGCTCAGGCGGTCAAACCCGAAATTCGGGAGATGCCAGATGAACACGCTCGTGAACTGGCAGATCTACTGACTAGACGCCGTCAGCTTATCGATATGATCGTGGCGGAGGAGTCTCGACTGAAACAGGCGGTATTCAAGGCGCTTCGACGGGATATCAAGGCACATATCGTCTGGCTTCAAAAGCGTCTTAAAAGTACAGACGATGACTTGCACGAAGCGATCAAAGCTTCGCCGGCCTGGAAGGCCAATTATGATTTGCTGCGCGAGGTCTCAGGTGTTGGCAATGTGCTCGCACTTTCGCTGCTGGCGATGGTTCCTGAGCTAGGCAAAGTGAATCGCAAACAAGTGGCTGCATTGGTTGGTGTGGCCCCTTTTAACTGCGATAGCGGCCTGTACAAAGGACGTAGACGGATATGGGGTGGTCGAGCTGAGGTGCGAAGTGTGCTTTACATGGCTGTCTTGTCCTCGAAGAGCCATAACCCGGTGATCGAGAGGTTCTACAACCGTCTGCTTGCTGCAGGGAAGACGAAGAAAGTGGCGCTGGTTGCATGCATGAGAAAGCTGCTGACGATCCTGAATGCGATGGTCCGAGATCAAAAACATTTCGCTGAAATGGCTTGA